A single region of the Leisingera thetidis genome encodes:
- the dapF gene encoding diaminopimelate epimerase, whose amino-acid sequence MPAMSTKADTALPFMKMHGLGNDFVVVDARAQDIAITPAMAKGIAHRQFGVGFDQLTVISNGPGDAHLTFYNADGSTSGTCGNATRCVARHLILESGKPELHLTTGRGDLYARDAGNGLTSVNMGAPQLNWQEIPLAEETDTLELPIEGGPTATGMGNPHCTFFVDNAELIPLTEFGPRYEHHPLYPQRTNVQVAQVTGPDRIRMRVWERGVGVTLASGSSSCATAVAAARRGLTGRKVQIDLDGGTLWIDWAEDGVWMTGPTMHVFTGSLTRAFLEALA is encoded by the coding sequence ATGCCCGCCATGAGCACCAAGGCAGATACCGCACTCCCCTTCATGAAGATGCACGGGCTGGGCAACGACTTCGTCGTTGTCGACGCGCGCGCGCAGGACATTGCCATCACCCCGGCAATGGCCAAGGGAATCGCCCACCGGCAGTTCGGCGTCGGATTTGACCAGCTGACCGTGATATCGAACGGTCCGGGTGACGCGCATCTGACCTTCTACAATGCCGACGGCTCCACCTCAGGCACCTGCGGCAACGCCACCCGCTGCGTGGCGCGCCACCTGATCCTCGAAAGCGGCAAACCCGAACTGCACCTGACCACAGGCCGCGGCGACCTTTATGCCCGTGATGCGGGCAATGGCCTGACCTCCGTCAACATGGGCGCGCCGCAACTGAACTGGCAGGAGATCCCCCTGGCCGAAGAAACCGACACACTGGAGCTGCCGATCGAGGGCGGCCCAACCGCCACCGGCATGGGCAACCCGCATTGCACCTTTTTCGTGGATAATGCCGAGCTGATCCCGCTGACGGAATTCGGCCCCCGCTACGAACACCACCCGCTCTACCCCCAGCGCACCAATGTGCAGGTCGCCCAGGTAACCGGCCCCGACCGTATCCGCATGCGCGTGTGGGAGCGCGGAGTGGGTGTCACTCTGGCCTCGGGATCCTCCTCCTGCGCCACCGCCGTTGCCGCCGCCCGCCGCGGGCTGACAGGCCGCAAGGTGCAGATCGATCTGGATGGCGGCACCCTGTGGATTGACTGGGCCGAGGATGGCGTTTGGATGACCGGACCGACCATGCATGTCTTTACCGGCAGCCTGACCCGTGCATTCCTGGAGGCACTGGCATGA
- a CDS encoding thiamine/thiamine pyrophosphate ABC transporter permease ThiP, whose translation MAGRAQPLSAFSGVSAALLVAALILGTLGAVAFRAEAGTGLAASDWAALQFTLTQACLSALLSVGLAVPVARALARQRFPGRTLLVALLGAPFILPVIVAILGLLAVFGRAGWLSGLLGLFGLEPVQIYGLHGVVLAHVFFNLPLATRLFLQGWQEIPAERFRQAAQLDAGPLAMWRLLEGPMLRRVAPGALAVVFAISLSSFAVALTLGGGPRATTIELAIYQAFRFDFDLGRAALLSGMQLLLTGAAALVALRVSSGEGFGAGLDRAVRRWDGQGALARSMDCFWIVLSGAFLLLPLAAIVLAGLPGAASLNASVWQAAGNSILVAALSTAILLMLALPMAAAVAAGRSGVTELSGILGLAASPLVIGTGLFILIYPIADPFALALPVTALVNAVMALPFAMRILVPRARDVLRRYGRLSLSLDMQGWAFVRRVYLPRMRAQTGFAAGLAAALSMGDLGVVALFADPEFATLPLQIYRLMGAYRMEAAAGAALVLLMLSMGVFWILDRGGRWHAEA comes from the coding sequence ATGGCTGGACGCGCTCAGCCATTAAGCGCGTTTTCCGGGGTCAGCGCGGCCCTGCTAGTGGCGGCGCTGATTCTGGGGACCCTTGGCGCTGTGGCGTTCAGGGCAGAGGCCGGAACCGGCCTCGCCGCCAGCGATTGGGCCGCGCTGCAGTTCACGCTGACACAAGCCTGCCTGTCGGCGCTGTTGAGCGTCGGGTTGGCGGTGCCGGTTGCTCGTGCATTGGCCCGGCAGCGGTTTCCGGGGCGGACGCTGCTGGTTGCCCTGCTCGGTGCGCCTTTCATTCTTCCGGTCATCGTGGCAATCCTTGGCTTGCTGGCGGTGTTTGGCCGGGCCGGCTGGCTGAGCGGTTTGCTTGGCCTTTTCGGGCTGGAGCCGGTGCAGATTTACGGATTGCACGGGGTGGTGCTGGCGCATGTTTTCTTCAATCTGCCGCTGGCGACCCGGCTGTTCCTCCAGGGGTGGCAGGAAATTCCGGCAGAGCGTTTCCGACAGGCGGCACAACTGGATGCCGGGCCGCTGGCGATGTGGCGGCTCTTGGAAGGGCCAATGCTGCGGCGGGTGGCGCCCGGGGCTCTGGCCGTTGTCTTTGCCATCAGCCTGTCCAGCTTTGCTGTGGCGCTGACCCTGGGCGGCGGGCCGAGGGCCACCACCATTGAGCTCGCCATCTATCAGGCGTTCCGGTTTGATTTCGATCTTGGCCGCGCTGCGCTGTTGTCCGGGATGCAGCTGCTTCTGACTGGTGCCGCCGCATTGGTGGCGCTGCGGGTGTCGTCAGGAGAGGGCTTTGGCGCCGGCCTTGACCGCGCGGTGCGGCGCTGGGACGGGCAGGGTGCATTGGCGCGCAGCATGGACTGCTTTTGGATTGTCCTTTCCGGCGCCTTTCTGCTGCTGCCGCTGGCGGCGATCGTGCTGGCCGGGCTGCCCGGTGCCGCATCGTTGAATGCGTCCGTCTGGCAGGCCGCAGGGAATTCCATTCTGGTGGCGGCGCTCAGCACAGCCATTCTGCTGATGCTGGCCCTGCCGATGGCGGCTGCAGTTGCTGCGGGGCGGAGCGGCGTGACCGAGCTGTCGGGGATTCTGGGGTTGGCGGCCTCGCCGCTGGTGATCGGCACCGGGCTGTTCATTCTGATCTATCCCATTGCCGACCCGTTTGCGCTGGCACTGCCGGTAACAGCGCTGGTCAATGCGGTGATGGCGCTGCCTTTTGCCATGCGCATCCTGGTGCCGCGGGCACGGGACGTGCTGCGGCGCTACGGGCGCCTGTCGCTGTCGCTGGACATGCAGGGCTGGGCCTTTGTCCGCCGGGTCTACTTGCCCCGGATGCGGGCGCAGACCGGGTTTGCTGCCGGGTTGGCGGCGGCCTTGTCGATGGGGGATCTGGGCGTGGTAGCGCTGTTTGCGGATCCGGAGTTCGCGACGCTGCCCTTGCAGATCTACCGGCTGATGGGAGCCTACCGGATGGAGGCGGCGGCGGGTGCGGCGCTGGTCTTGCTGATGCTCTCGATGGGGGTGTTCTGGATCCTGGACCGCGGAGGGCGCTGGCATGCTGAGGCTTGA
- a CDS encoding thiamine ABC transporter ATP-binding protein: protein MLRLENCRIMNGGFAVEADLEIAPGACVAVIGPSGAGKSTLVEAVAGFLPLARGRISLNGADLSGLQPGKRPIAMLFQDGNLFPHLTVAQNVALGVSANLRLAEADWRRVADALERVGLNGMGARKPAALSGGQQSRVALARVLVQGREVLLLDEPFAALGPALKAEMLDLVAELASESGATVLMVSHDPDDARRIAGLVVLVAEGKAHPPQKTAELLDNPPPALKAYLG from the coding sequence ATGCTGAGGCTTGAGAATTGCCGGATCATGAATGGCGGCTTTGCCGTGGAGGCCGATCTGGAGATAGCGCCGGGTGCCTGTGTGGCGGTGATCGGGCCTTCAGGTGCCGGGAAGTCGACACTGGTTGAGGCCGTTGCCGGATTTTTGCCGCTCGCACGCGGACGGATCAGCTTGAATGGTGCGGATCTGAGCGGCCTGCAGCCGGGCAAGAGGCCGATTGCGATGCTGTTTCAGGACGGCAACCTGTTTCCGCATCTGACCGTGGCACAGAATGTTGCGCTGGGAGTGAGTGCCAATCTGCGGCTGGCGGAGGCGGACTGGCGCCGGGTGGCGGATGCTCTGGAGCGTGTGGGCCTGAATGGAATGGGCGCCCGCAAGCCTGCGGCGCTGTCTGGCGGGCAGCAGAGCCGGGTGGCTTTGGCGCGGGTGCTGGTGCAGGGGCGGGAAGTCCTGCTTCTGGATGAACCCTTTGCCGCGCTGGGACCTGCACTGAAAGCGGAGATGCTGGATCTGGTGGCGGAACTGGCCAGCGAAAGCGGTGCCACCGTGCTGATGGTCAGCCACGATCCGGATGATGCCCGCCGGATTGCGGGCCTGGTGGTGCTGGTGGCAGAGGGCAAGGCGCACCCGCCGCAAAAGACGGCGGAGCTGCTGGATAACCCGCCGCCTGCGTTGAAGGCGTATCTGGGGTAG
- a CDS encoding cytochrome c1, with protein MFKKLATGAAFALAMIPAASYAAGGGEQHITDYAFSFEGPFGTYDRNQLQRGLQIYTEVCAACHGLKLVPIRTLSDEGGPQMPADQVRAYAADNFSVYDPELDEDRPAKPVDNFPENNGVGAPDLSMMAKARAGFHGPYGLGLNQLFKGMGGAEYIASLLAGYTGETKDEAGTTFYENTAFPGGWISMAPPLSDEQVEFADGHANDVEAMSQDVAAFLMWTAEPKMMARKQAGFVGVLFLTVLSVLLYLTNKKLWAPVKGKD; from the coding sequence ATGTTCAAGAAACTGGCAACCGGTGCCGCCTTCGCTCTGGCCATGATCCCTGCTGCGTCTTACGCAGCAGGCGGCGGCGAGCAGCACATCACCGACTACGCCTTCTCGTTCGAAGGCCCGTTCGGCACCTACGACCGCAACCAGCTGCAGCGCGGCCTGCAGATCTACACCGAAGTCTGCGCAGCCTGCCACGGGCTGAAGCTGGTGCCGATCCGCACCCTGTCGGACGAGGGCGGCCCGCAGATGCCTGCGGATCAGGTGCGGGCCTATGCGGCAGACAACTTCAGCGTCTATGATCCGGAACTGGATGAGGACCGCCCGGCCAAGCCGGTCGACAACTTCCCGGAGAACAACGGTGTTGGCGCCCCGGACCTGAGCATGATGGCCAAGGCCCGCGCGGGCTTCCACGGGCCTTATGGCCTGGGTCTGAACCAGTTGTTCAAGGGCATGGGCGGTGCCGAATACATCGCCTCGCTGCTGGCGGGCTACACCGGCGAGACCAAGGACGAAGCCGGCACCACCTTCTATGAAAACACCGCCTTCCCGGGCGGCTGGATCTCGATGGCGCCGCCGCTGTCGGATGAGCAGGTGGAATTTGCCGACGGCCATGCCAATGATGTGGAGGCGATGTCGCAGGACGTTGCAGCGTTCCTGATGTGGACTGCTGAGCCCAAGATGATGGCCCGCAAGCAGGCCGGCTTCGTGGGTGTCCTGTTCCTGACCGTCCTGTCGGTGCTGCTGTACCTGACCAACAAGAAGCTTTGGGCACCGGTCAAGGGCAAGGACTGA
- a CDS encoding antibiotic biosynthesis monooxygenase family protein, giving the protein MIMRIFQVVVRPGKEAEFSRFFHETAIPLMKGTDGIVSVLPGAPRAETPREFSFVMVWKDLASLKAFVGDHYTSPHIDPAEAELVESRTIKHYDLVES; this is encoded by the coding sequence ATGATTATGCGGATATTCCAGGTGGTCGTCCGGCCGGGCAAAGAGGCCGAGTTCAGCAGATTCTTTCATGAAACCGCGATCCCGCTGATGAAAGGCACCGACGGCATCGTCTCGGTCCTGCCGGGCGCGCCGCGTGCCGAAACCCCGCGGGAGTTCAGCTTTGTCATGGTCTGGAAGGATCTGGCCTCATTAAAGGCCTTTGTTGGTGATCATTACACCAGCCCGCATATCGACCCCGCCGAGGCTGAACTGGTCGAGTCGCGCACCATCAAGCATTACGATCTGGTTGAATCCTGA
- a CDS encoding DMT family transporter, translating into MALGGISGIGFFALSQAYRLAEASVVTPFEYTYLPWSVFWAWMIFGSLPGFTTWIGLSMIVGAGLLIVFREAVMGLRVGRRKGLGILRQR; encoded by the coding sequence ATGGCGCTTGGGGGAATTTCAGGTATCGGCTTCTTCGCCCTGTCTCAGGCTTACCGGCTGGCCGAGGCCTCGGTCGTCACCCCCTTTGAATACACCTATTTGCCCTGGTCGGTATTCTGGGCCTGGATGATCTTCGGCAGCCTGCCCGGATTCACGACCTGGATCGGTCTTTCTATGATCGTCGGCGCCGGCCTGCTGATCGTCTTCCGCGAAGCCGTAATGGGCCTCCGTGTGGGCCGCCGCAAGGGCCTCGGCATCCTGCGCCAGCGCTGA
- a CDS encoding glyoxalase superfamily protein: MQTPSALPPVPQLKAEARLLRRHSQAQGQPISHSTALERIASYYGFRDWNTLSARASNAPELQVGMRVEGFYLGQPFTGYVHGLAACGSNGHRRITLQFDTPVDVVQFDSFSSWRHRVSAVINADDRSPQKTSNGLPHLTVSPLA, encoded by the coding sequence ATGCAGACTCCCTCCGCCCTTCCTCCCGTGCCGCAGCTCAAGGCCGAAGCCCGGCTGCTGCGCAGGCATTCACAGGCCCAGGGCCAGCCCATCAGCCACAGCACCGCGCTGGAACGGATCGCCAGCTACTACGGCTTCCGTGACTGGAACACCCTCAGCGCCCGCGCCTCCAACGCGCCGGAGCTGCAAGTGGGGATGCGGGTCGAAGGGTTCTATCTGGGCCAGCCCTTCACCGGCTATGTTCACGGGCTTGCAGCCTGCGGCAGCAATGGCCATCGGCGGATTACGTTGCAATTCGACACGCCGGTGGATGTGGTGCAGTTCGACAGCTTCTCCTCCTGGCGCCACCGAGTGTCCGCGGTCATCAATGCGGACGACCGTTCACCGCAGAAGACCTCGAACGGGCTTCCGCACCTGACAGTCAGCCCGCTGGCCTAG
- the petA gene encoding ubiquinol-cytochrome c reductase iron-sulfur subunit — protein MSHAEDHEGTRRDFLYYATAGAGAVTAGAAVWPLVNQMNPSADVKALSSILVDVSGVEVGTQISVMFLGKPVFIRRRTQEEIDAARAVEMSELIDPRSENPNKPGTDAADVNRTMDEAGEWLVMMGVCTHLGCVPLGDGAGDFHGWFCPCHGSHYDTAGRIRKGPAPENLHVPVAEFTDANTIKLG, from the coding sequence GTGTCCCACGCAGAAGACCACGAAGGAACCCGGAGAGATTTCCTCTACTACGCCACTGCCGGCGCCGGGGCAGTGACCGCGGGTGCCGCCGTATGGCCCCTGGTCAACCAGATGAACCCCTCTGCCGATGTAAAAGCGCTGTCCTCGATCCTGGTCGATGTCAGCGGCGTGGAAGTTGGAACGCAGATTTCGGTCATGTTTCTGGGCAAGCCGGTGTTCATCCGCCGCCGCACCCAGGAAGAGATCGACGCCGCCCGTGCCGTGGAAATGTCCGAGCTGATCGACCCGCGGTCGGAAAACCCGAACAAGCCGGGGACCGATGCGGCGGACGTGAACCGCACCATGGACGAGGCCGGTGAATGGCTGGTGATGATGGGTGTCTGCACCCACCTCGGCTGTGTGCCGCTGGGCGACGGTGCCGGTGATTTCCATGGTTGGTTCTGCCCCTGCCACGGGTCGCATTACGACACCGCAGGCCGCATCCGCAAAGGCCCGGCGCCTGAGAACCTGCACGTGCCGGTGGCTGAGTTCACCGACGCCAACACCATCAAGCTGGGATAA
- the mtaB gene encoding tRNA (N(6)-L-threonylcarbamoyladenosine(37)-C(2))-methylthiotransferase MtaB, which translates to MSAPKFTTLGCRLNAYETEAMKELSQQAGLENAVVVNTCAVTAEAVRKARQEIRKLRRENPEAPIIVTGCAAQTEPETFAAMEEVTRIIGNTEKMQAETWNEIARGPDFIGATEKVQVDDIMSVTETAGHLIDGFGTRSRAYVQVQNGCDHRCTFCIIPYGRGNSRSVPAGVVIDQIKRLVDKGYNEVVLTGVDLTSWGADLPAQPRLGDLVMRILKLVPDLPRLRISSIDSIEADDNLMQAIATEPRLMPHLHLSLQHGDDLILKRMARRHLRNDAIAFCEEARRLRPDMTFGADIIAGFPTETDSHFENSLKLVTDCGLTWLHVFPYSKRDGTPAAKIPNQVNGNVIKERAARLRAAGDAQVERHLAEQIGRTHRILMENPHMGRTEQFTEVAFAIPQEEGRIVTTAITGTAGSQLTA; encoded by the coding sequence ATGAGCGCCCCCAAATTCACCACGCTCGGCTGCCGTCTCAACGCTTACGAGACTGAAGCAATGAAGGAGCTGAGCCAGCAGGCGGGACTTGAAAACGCGGTGGTGGTGAACACCTGCGCGGTGACCGCCGAGGCCGTGCGCAAGGCGCGCCAGGAAATCCGCAAGCTGCGCCGGGAAAACCCGGAGGCGCCGATCATCGTCACCGGCTGCGCCGCCCAGACCGAGCCCGAGACTTTTGCCGCGATGGAAGAGGTCACCCGGATCATCGGCAATACCGAGAAAATGCAGGCCGAGACCTGGAACGAAATCGCCAGAGGGCCGGATTTCATCGGCGCCACGGAAAAGGTCCAGGTCGACGACATCATGTCGGTGACAGAGACTGCGGGCCATCTGATCGACGGCTTCGGCACCCGCAGCCGCGCCTATGTGCAGGTCCAGAACGGCTGCGACCACCGCTGCACCTTCTGCATCATCCCTTATGGCCGCGGCAACTCCCGCTCGGTCCCGGCGGGCGTGGTCATCGACCAGATCAAGCGGCTGGTGGATAAGGGCTACAACGAGGTGGTGCTGACCGGCGTCGACCTCACCTCCTGGGGCGCCGACCTGCCCGCGCAGCCGCGCCTGGGCGATCTGGTGATGCGGATTCTGAAGCTGGTGCCGGACCTGCCGCGCCTGCGCATTTCCTCGATCGATTCGATCGAAGCGGACGACAACCTGATGCAGGCCATCGCCACAGAGCCGCGGCTGATGCCGCATCTGCACCTGTCGCTGCAGCATGGCGACGACCTGATTCTGAAACGCATGGCACGGCGCCACCTGCGCAACGATGCCATCGCCTTCTGCGAAGAAGCCCGCCGCCTGCGCCCGGACATGACCTTCGGCGCCGACATCATTGCAGGCTTCCCGACCGAGACTGACTCCCATTTCGAGAACTCGCTGAAGCTGGTCACCGACTGCGGCCTGACCTGGCTGCACGTCTTCCCCTATTCCAAACGCGACGGCACCCCGGCAGCAAAAATCCCCAACCAGGTGAACGGCAATGTGATCAAGGAACGCGCCGCGCGCCTGCGCGCCGCCGGTGACGCCCAGGTGGAACGCCATCTGGCAGAGCAGATCGGCAGAACCCACCGCATCCTGATGGAAAACCCGCACATGGGCCGCACCGAACAGTTCACTGAGGTGGCCTTTGCCATACCGCAGGAGGAAGGCCGGATCGTCACCACCGCAATCACCGGCACGGCCGGCAGCCAGCTGACGGCCTGA
- a CDS encoding glutathione S-transferase, translating to MKLTYSPASPFARKVVVLLHETGQLDDVEMLNVATTPVSPSQEVKASNPLAKIPALERNDGPALYDSRVICAYLDARAGGRLYRGGWDSKVLEATADGIMDAAVLMSYEKRLRPEEKQWDEWLEAQRGKVLGACAALNARWMSHLQGPLDIGQIAVACALAYVDFRHPDAGWRQGNEALAEWYSEFDSRPSMLATKPPAG from the coding sequence ATGAAGCTCACCTACTCCCCGGCGTCGCCCTTTGCCCGCAAAGTCGTGGTGCTGCTGCATGAAACCGGGCAGCTGGATGATGTTGAAATGCTCAATGTTGCGACCACACCCGTCAGCCCCAGCCAAGAGGTGAAGGCCAGCAACCCGCTGGCCAAGATCCCGGCGCTGGAGCGCAATGACGGGCCTGCGCTGTATGACAGCCGGGTAATCTGCGCCTATCTGGACGCGCGCGCGGGCGGCAGGCTGTATCGCGGCGGCTGGGACAGCAAGGTGCTGGAAGCAACCGCCGACGGGATCATGGATGCAGCGGTTCTGATGTCTTACGAAAAGCGGCTGCGGCCGGAAGAAAAGCAGTGGGACGAGTGGCTGGAAGCGCAGCGGGGCAAGGTGCTGGGTGCCTGCGCGGCACTGAATGCGCGCTGGATGAGCCACCTGCAGGGACCGCTGGACATCGGTCAGATCGCGGTCGCCTGTGCGCTGGCCTATGTGGACTTCCGCCACCCGGATGCGGGCTGGCGCCAAGGCAACGAGGCGCTGGCGGAGTGGTATTCGGAATTTGATTCGCGCCCCTCGATGCTGGCAACAAAACCGCCTGCGGGCTGA
- a CDS encoding 6,7-dimethyl-8-ribityllumazine synthase: MTHTRYAFIKAQWHADIVDRALEGFLQLVPAEQVDVFDVPGAFEMPLLAQELAKTGKYAAVACAALVVDGGIYRHDFVAQAVVDGLMRAGLETGVPVLSVSLTPHQYQETEHHNAIYRAHFVEKGREAANAALMIGKTRKAALAA; this comes from the coding sequence ATGACACACACCCGCTATGCCTTCATCAAGGCGCAATGGCATGCAGATATCGTGGACCGGGCGCTGGAGGGTTTCCTGCAGCTGGTCCCGGCAGAGCAGGTCGACGTCTTCGACGTGCCCGGCGCCTTCGAAATGCCGCTTCTGGCACAGGAGCTGGCCAAGACCGGAAAATACGCCGCTGTGGCCTGTGCCGCTCTTGTTGTGGATGGCGGCATCTACCGGCATGATTTCGTCGCCCAGGCCGTGGTAGACGGGCTGATGCGCGCCGGACTGGAGACCGGAGTGCCGGTATTGTCGGTTTCGCTCACACCGCATCAGTACCAGGAAACGGAACATCACAACGCGATCTACCGCGCGCATTTCGTGGAGAAGGGGCGCGAGGCGGCAAATGCTGCATTGATGATCGGCAAGACGCGAAAAGCTGCGCTGGCAGCGTAA
- the petB gene encoding cytochrome b has product MSGIPHDHYEPKTGAEKWLHSRLPIVGLIYDTIMIPTPKNLNWWWIWGIVLAFCLALQIVTGIVLVMHYTPHVDMAFASIEHIMRNVNGGHMLRYLHMNGASLFFVAVYIHIFRGLYYGSYKAPREITWIVGMLIYLMMMGTAFMGYVLPWGQMSFWGATVITGLFGAIPFIGESIQTWLLGGPAVDNATLNRFFSLHYLLPFVIAALVIVHIWAFHTTGNNNPTGVDVRKGSKAEAEKDTLPFWPYFVIKDFLGLAVVLVIFWAIVGFMPNYLGHPDNYIEANPLVTPAHIVPEWYFLPFYAILRAFTSEVWVVQFASFVTGGIVDAKFFGVLAMFGAIAVMALVPWLDTSRVRSGRYRPMFKWWFALLVVDFFALMWLGAMPAEEPYASFSLIASAYWFGYFLVILPLLGVIEKPTAQPATIEEDFDAHYGKKSSAEATPAE; this is encoded by the coding sequence ATGTCCGGTATTCCGCACGACCATTACGAGCCGAAGACAGGTGCAGAAAAGTGGCTGCACAGCCGCCTGCCCATTGTCGGCCTGATCTATGACACCATCATGATCCCCACCCCCAAGAACCTGAACTGGTGGTGGATCTGGGGCATCGTCCTGGCCTTCTGCCTGGCGCTGCAGATCGTCACCGGCATCGTCCTGGTGATGCATTACACTCCGCATGTCGACATGGCCTTTGCCTCGATCGAGCACATCATGCGCAACGTGAACGGCGGCCACATGCTGCGCTACCTTCACATGAACGGCGCCTCGCTGTTCTTCGTTGCTGTCTACATCCACATCTTCCGCGGCCTGTACTACGGTTCCTACAAGGCGCCCCGCGAGATCACCTGGATCGTGGGCATGCTGATTTACCTGATGATGATGGGCACCGCCTTCATGGGTTACGTGCTGCCCTGGGGCCAGATGTCCTTCTGGGGCGCCACCGTGATCACCGGCCTGTTCGGCGCGATCCCGTTCATCGGCGAGTCGATCCAGACCTGGCTCCTGGGCGGACCGGCGGTGGACAACGCCACGCTGAACCGCTTCTTCTCGCTGCACTACCTGCTGCCCTTCGTGATCGCAGCGCTGGTGATCGTGCACATTTGGGCCTTCCACACCACTGGCAACAACAACCCCACCGGTGTTGATGTCCGCAAGGGCTCCAAAGCCGAAGCCGAGAAAGACACCCTGCCGTTCTGGCCGTACTTCGTGATCAAGGACTTCCTGGGCCTGGCCGTGGTGCTGGTGATCTTCTGGGCGATCGTCGGCTTTATGCCGAACTACCTGGGCCACCCGGACAACTACATCGAAGCCAACCCGCTGGTGACACCTGCGCACATTGTTCCGGAATGGTACTTCCTGCCATTCTACGCGATCCTGCGTGCCTTTACTTCGGAAGTGTGGGTGGTGCAGTTCGCCTCCTTCGTGACCGGCGGCATTGTTGACGCCAAGTTCTTCGGCGTGCTGGCGATGTTCGGTGCAATCGCGGTGATGGCGCTGGTGCCCTGGCTGGATACGTCGCGCGTCCGTTCGGGCCGTTACCGTCCGATGTTCAAATGGTGGTTTGCGCTGCTGGTGGTCGACTTCTTTGCCCTGATGTGGCTGGGCGCGATGCCGGCAGAAGAGCCCTATGCATCGTTCTCGCTGATCGCATCGGCCTATTGGTTCGGCTACTTCCTGGTGATCCTGCCGCTGCTTGGTGTGATCGAGAAACCGACGGCTCAGCCTGCCACCATCGAAGAGGATTTCGACGCCCACTACGGCAAGAAGTCTTCTGCTGAAGCCACTCCTGCCGAGTAA